Proteins from one Rhodothermales bacterium genomic window:
- a CDS encoding vitamin K epoxide reductase family protein encodes MARTPEVAPSTPTGPRLNLPIFVLALFGVLVVVHLWVQQRADFVFGCTGAGDAASAGGCADVTSSVYSSFVGVSLLAWGAAFYLALAALRFGVAAAKPPLSETLRKVSFGVSTLGILFAAYLVTVQAFVLEQFCVLCLISSLTVATIFALHVVEQLKGASPAVAFSAALRPYAIAAVALVVLAGADVLIPRDAPETVAGTEGQPAVTAQQVAAAGGISAQCRYDVEIPRFRDFDRLLTLETPYEGSADAPVNVVKIFDPNCPHCKTLHQQLERIIPQLADEARFYYKPYPIWDYSIPQVQALYLAGEEGKFFEMLDRQFANQQVLASLRQQSPDGEPIMRSLVQMAGEIGLDGERVRSEIEARKYVGLIQQQNEIISGIGINSVPKIMIEGRVVASTAEAFTAECLGGLIDLAAREKAAARAAQAETAPPADS; translated from the coding sequence CGTCTTCGGCTGCACCGGCGCGGGCGATGCCGCGAGCGCCGGCGGCTGCGCCGACGTGACCTCCAGCGTGTACAGCTCGTTCGTCGGCGTGAGCCTGCTGGCGTGGGGCGCGGCGTTCTACCTCGCTCTCGCGGCGCTCCGCTTCGGCGTGGCTGCCGCGAAGCCGCCGCTCAGCGAGACGCTGCGGAAAGTCAGCTTCGGTGTCTCGACGCTGGGAATTCTGTTCGCGGCGTACCTCGTCACCGTGCAGGCATTCGTGCTCGAGCAGTTCTGCGTGCTCTGCCTCATCTCGTCGCTCACCGTCGCGACGATCTTCGCCCTTCACGTCGTCGAGCAGCTGAAAGGGGCGAGCCCGGCCGTCGCGTTCAGCGCGGCGCTGCGGCCGTACGCCATCGCCGCCGTCGCCCTCGTCGTGCTCGCCGGGGCGGACGTGCTGATCCCGCGCGATGCGCCCGAAACCGTAGCCGGAACCGAGGGGCAGCCCGCCGTGACGGCGCAACAGGTCGCCGCCGCCGGGGGGATCTCGGCCCAGTGCCGCTACGACGTCGAGATCCCGCGCTTCCGCGACTTCGACCGGCTCCTCACGCTCGAAACGCCGTACGAGGGCAGCGCCGACGCCCCCGTCAACGTGGTGAAGATCTTCGACCCGAACTGCCCGCACTGCAAGACGCTGCACCAGCAGCTCGAACGGATCATCCCCCAGCTCGCGGACGAGGCCCGGTTCTACTACAAGCCGTATCCGATCTGGGATTACTCGATCCCGCAGGTGCAGGCGCTCTACCTCGCCGGTGAGGAGGGCAAGTTCTTCGAGATGCTCGACCGGCAGTTCGCGAATCAGCAGGTCCTCGCGTCGCTCCGGCAGCAGAGCCCGGACGGCGAGCCCATCATGCGCAGCCTCGTGCAGATGGCCGGGGAAATCGGGCTCGACGGCGAGCGTGTCCGCAGCGAGATCGAGGCGCGGAAGTACGTCGGGCTGATCCAGCAGCAGAACGAGATCATCTCGGGCATCGGCATCAACAGCGTGCCGAAGATCATGATCGAGGGGCGCGTCGTCGCCAGCACGGCGGAGGCGTTCACGGCGGAGTGCCTCGGCGGGCTCATCGACCTCGCCGCCCGCGAGAAGGCCGCAGCGCGGGCCGCGCAGGCGGAGACCGCGCCGCCGGCCGACTCCTGA
- a CDS encoding geranylgeranylglyceryl/heptaprenylglyceryl phosphate synthase, giving the protein MSASSNGHSTYDRLLAIAHRKGAGFIVLIDPDKLTEDDLPDFAERCERADVDGLFIGGSLMHAVELDRYVHTLKSVTSLPVVGFPGTLSQISGALDAVLYLSVVSGRNPEHLIGQHVHAAPMIRRLGLEPIPTAYMLVESGRMTTAQYMSGSAPLPRNKPDIAAATALAAEMMGMRMLFTDGGSGAEHPVPEEMIAAITHVCSIPLIVGGGLKTPQDVARKVAAGARFVVVGNAIEHNGDAGYIADLAAAAHAAVAQPLG; this is encoded by the coding sequence GTGTCTGCTTCGTCCAACGGTCACTCGACCTACGACCGCCTGCTGGCGATCGCGCACCGCAAGGGTGCGGGTTTCATCGTCCTGATCGACCCCGACAAACTGACGGAGGACGACCTCCCCGACTTCGCCGAGCGCTGCGAGCGGGCGGATGTGGACGGCCTGTTCATCGGCGGGAGCCTGATGCACGCCGTCGAGCTCGACCGGTACGTCCACACGCTGAAGTCGGTCACGTCGCTCCCGGTCGTCGGCTTCCCCGGCACGCTCAGTCAGATCTCCGGCGCGCTCGACGCCGTGCTCTACCTCTCCGTCGTCAGCGGGCGCAACCCCGAGCACCTCATCGGGCAGCACGTTCACGCCGCGCCGATGATCCGCCGGCTCGGGCTGGAGCCGATCCCGACGGCGTACATGCTCGTCGAGAGCGGGCGAATGACGACGGCGCAGTACATGAGCGGCTCGGCCCCGCTCCCGCGCAACAAGCCCGACATCGCGGCGGCGACGGCGCTCGCGGCCGAGATGATGGGCATGCGGATGCTCTTCACCGACGGTGGCTCCGGCGCCGAGCACCCCGTCCCCGAAGAGATGATCGCGGCGATCACGCACGTCTGCTCGATCCCGCTCATCGTCGGCGGTGGGCTGAAGACGCCGCAGGACGTCGCGCGGAAGGTGGCGGCGGGCGCGCGATTCGTCGTCGTCGGCAACGCCATCGAGCACAACGGGGACGCCGGCTACATCGCCGACCTCGCGGCGGCCGCCCACGCGGCTGTGGCGCAGCCGCTCGGCTGA
- a CDS encoding metal-dependent hydrolase — protein sequence MDSLTQAVLGAAVGEATLGRKVGRKALGWGALAGTLPDLDIVAYPFLDPVGELVFHRGPTHALLFAPLVAPLLGYAVWRLYRARSSPAADVGWRGWTALFFWCLFTHPLLDTLTVYGTQLFRPFSDLPAAVPALFIIDPLFTLPLIVAVVGGLIVRDAERRWRLAVVGLTLSTLYAGWALGVKAHVERVVARNIDAQGIAAERFMTSPAPFQTLLWNVIVDVDDAFLVGTYGLLDDDDGIAFRRVEQQADRFEPYRTTRAGETLLWFSRGYFVMRDTPAFEPEDAAEPLGLVFNDIRFGRADGWLTDGDSADYIFPFRLVRELDGAVSFRLGSPSIGPDAFPALFRRILGDEGEADRAAP from the coding sequence GTGGACTCGCTGACGCAGGCCGTCCTCGGGGCCGCCGTCGGCGAAGCGACGCTCGGGCGGAAGGTCGGGCGTAAAGCGCTCGGCTGGGGCGCGCTCGCGGGCACGCTCCCCGACCTCGACATCGTCGCGTACCCGTTCCTCGACCCGGTCGGCGAACTCGTCTTCCACCGGGGGCCGACGCACGCGCTCCTCTTCGCCCCGCTCGTCGCCCCACTTCTCGGCTACGCCGTGTGGCGGCTCTATCGCGCGCGCTCCTCCCCCGCCGCGGACGTGGGCTGGCGCGGCTGGACGGCGCTCTTCTTCTGGTGCCTCTTCACGCACCCGCTCCTCGACACACTGACGGTCTACGGCACGCAGCTCTTCCGCCCGTTCTCGGACCTCCCGGCGGCCGTGCCCGCCCTCTTCATCATCGACCCGCTCTTTACGCTCCCGCTCATCGTGGCGGTCGTCGGTGGGCTCATCGTGCGCGACGCCGAGCGGCGGTGGCGGCTCGCCGTCGTCGGCCTCACGCTGAGCACGCTCTACGCCGGATGGGCGCTCGGGGTAAAGGCCCACGTCGAGCGCGTGGTTGCCCGGAATATCGACGCGCAGGGCATCGCGGCGGAGCGGTTTATGACGTCCCCGGCTCCGTTTCAGACCCTGCTGTGGAACGTCATCGTCGACGTGGACGACGCGTTCCTCGTCGGCACGTACGGCCTGCTCGACGACGATGACGGGATCGCGTTCCGTCGCGTCGAGCAGCAGGCGGACCGCTTCGAGCCGTACCGCACGACGCGCGCGGGCGAGACGCTGCTGTGGTTCTCGCGGGGCTATTTCGTGATGCGCGACACGCCCGCGTTCGAACCGGAGGACGCCGCCGAACCGCTCGGCCTCGTCTTCAACGACATCCGCTTCGGCCGCGCCGACGGCTGGCTCACCGACGGCGACTCGGCCGACTACATCTTCCCGTTCCGCCTCGTCCGCGAGCTCGACGGCGCCGTCTCGTTCCGGCTCGGCTCCCCGTCGATCGGCCCCGATGCCTTCCCTGCCCTCTTCCGCCGCATCCTCGGCGACGAGGGAGAGGCCGATCGGGCTGCCCCTTAG
- a CDS encoding M14 family metallopeptidase, giving the protein MSPRPFVLALLASLLLTPAASAQQLPLAADFTAPGVTGYDSTIPTPEEVIGHVIGTRHTRPEQVVRYVEAVAAASPRVTLGEHGRTWEGRPLIHAIVAAPGTDLDAARRANVQLSDAPGSVSDAALGAQPVVAYMGYSVHGNEASGTEAALLLLYHLAAGQGPAVEDVLDNAVVLIDPMLNPDGRDRFVDWVNGNRGGTEGLPSLDGQDREHDEPWPGGRTNHYLFDLNRDWLLMQHPESQGRMALWHSWRPQLSTDFHEMGGDATFFFQPGIPSRNNPNTPAATFDLTGEIATYHARALDRIGSLYYSSESFDDFYYGKGSTYPDVNGGVGILFEQASSRALAAETANGRLDYGATVRNQFATSLSSLEAAVAMRVKLLQHQRDFYAGASDFARAADVRGYVFGLDGDRARAEAFAALLARHRVRAHDLARSVEVDGDRFEPGAAFVVPVDQPQARLIKAMMERVTTFEDSLFYDVSTWTLPLAFGVRHAELSRDPGALLGAEWTPSQREGRQAGGRAGYAYLIPWGQTFAPRTLARLQRAGVRVRLAKDPFEAAVGGARQRFERGTLVVPVEQGDAEAETVHALVAAATQDHVEVFALGGGLTPSGPDLGSGSVPVLTMPRVALLSGEGTDSYSVGQAWHLLTERAGLPVSLLDITKLSRADLGRYTVLAVVGSVRGLDEVAAETLKTWVRSGGTLIVTEGAAGVAAERGLIELDKREADEDSTLRPYAEVSDARGAQVIGGSIFEATLDTSHPLAFGQGERVALFKNNTVLFDPSAKAGTNVAVYTEAPLLSGYISAPNLERLGGAAAIVGQRLGRGRVVAFDFDPNFRAFWWGTQGLFLNAVFFGGAF; this is encoded by the coding sequence ATGTCGCCCCGCCCTTTCGTCCTCGCCCTCCTGGCCTCGCTTCTCCTCACGCCCGCCGCCTCGGCACAGCAGCTCCCGCTCGCCGCCGACTTCACCGCGCCCGGCGTCACCGGCTACGACTCCACGATTCCGACGCCCGAGGAGGTGATCGGGCACGTGATCGGCACGCGGCACACGCGGCCCGAGCAGGTGGTCCGGTATGTCGAAGCCGTCGCCGCGGCGAGCCCGCGCGTGACACTCGGCGAACACGGGCGGACGTGGGAGGGACGGCCGCTCATCCACGCAATTGTCGCTGCGCCGGGGACGGACCTCGACGCAGCGCGACGAGCCAACGTCCAACTCTCCGACGCGCCCGGTTCGGTGAGCGATGCGGCGCTCGGCGCACAGCCCGTCGTAGCGTACATGGGCTACAGTGTCCACGGCAACGAGGCCAGTGGAACCGAGGCCGCGCTGCTGTTGCTCTATCACCTCGCTGCCGGGCAGGGACCGGCCGTTGAGGACGTGCTCGACAACGCCGTCGTCCTCATCGACCCGATGCTCAACCCCGACGGGCGCGACCGCTTCGTCGATTGGGTGAACGGCAATCGGGGCGGCACCGAAGGCTTGCCGTCGCTCGACGGGCAGGACCGCGAGCACGACGAGCCGTGGCCCGGCGGCCGGACGAACCACTACCTCTTCGACCTCAACCGCGACTGGTTGCTGATGCAGCACCCCGAGTCGCAGGGGCGGATGGCGCTCTGGCATAGCTGGCGGCCCCAGCTCTCGACCGACTTCCACGAGATGGGCGGCGATGCCACGTTCTTCTTCCAGCCCGGCATCCCGAGCCGCAACAACCCGAACACGCCCGCCGCCACGTTCGACCTCACCGGGGAGATCGCGACGTACCACGCCCGCGCGCTCGACCGCATCGGCTCGCTCTACTACTCCAGCGAGTCGTTCGACGACTTCTACTACGGCAAGGGCTCGACGTACCCCGACGTGAACGGCGGCGTCGGCATCCTCTTCGAGCAGGCGTCGAGCCGCGCCCTCGCCGCCGAGACCGCGAACGGCCGGCTCGACTACGGCGCGACGGTCCGCAACCAGTTCGCCACGTCGCTCTCGTCGCTCGAAGCGGCCGTAGCGATGCGGGTGAAGCTGCTCCAGCACCAGCGCGACTTTTACGCGGGCGCCTCGGACTTCGCGCGCGCCGCCGACGTACGGGGCTACGTGTTCGGGCTCGACGGCGACCGGGCGCGGGCGGAGGCGTTCGCTGCCTTGCTGGCCCGCCACCGAGTCCGCGCGCACGATCTCGCGCGGTCGGTCGAGGTCGATGGCGACCGGTTCGAGCCGGGCGCCGCATTCGTCGTGCCGGTCGACCAGCCGCAGGCGCGGCTCATCAAAGCGATGATGGAGCGCGTGACGACGTTCGAAGACTCGCTGTTTTACGACGTGTCGACGTGGACGCTGCCGCTCGCCTTCGGCGTCCGCCACGCGGAGCTCTCGCGCGACCCCGGCGCCCTCCTCGGCGCGGAGTGGACGCCGTCGCAGCGCGAAGGGCGACAGGCTGGCGGCCGGGCGGGCTATGCCTATCTCATCCCGTGGGGGCAGACGTTCGCGCCGCGCACGCTCGCCCGGTTGCAGCGAGCCGGTGTCCGCGTGCGTCTCGCCAAAGATCCGTTTGAGGCGGCGGTTGGCGGCGCGCGGCAGCGCTTCGAGCGGGGGACGCTCGTGGTGCCCGTCGAGCAGGGCGATGCGGAGGCGGAGACCGTTCACGCGCTCGTAGCCGCCGCCACACAGGATCACGTTGAGGTCTTTGCGCTCGGCGGCGGACTGACCCCGAGCGGGCCGGACCTCGGGAGCGGTTCGGTGCCGGTCCTGACGATGCCGCGCGTCGCGCTCCTCTCGGGCGAGGGCACCGACTCGTACAGCGTCGGGCAGGCGTGGCACCTGCTCACGGAGCGGGCCGGCCTGCCGGTCTCCCTCCTCGACATCACCAAGCTCAGCCGCGCCGACCTCGGCCGCTACACCGTGCTCGCCGTCGTCGGCAGCGTGCGCGGGCTCGACGAGGTAGCGGCGGAGACGCTGAAGACGTGGGTGCGGAGTGGCGGCACGCTGATCGTGACGGAAGGCGCGGCCGGCGTCGCCGCCGAGCGCGGCCTCATCGAACTCGACAAGCGCGAGGCCGACGAGGACAGCACGCTCCGGCCCTACGCTGAGGTGTCGGACGCGCGCGGTGCCCAAGTGATCGGCGGCTCGATCTTCGAAGCCACGCTCGACACGTCGCACCCGCTCGCGTTCGGGCAAGGGGAGCGCGTCGCCCTCTTCAAGAACAACACGGTCCTCTTCGACCCCTCGGCGAAGGCGGGCACGAACGTCGCCGTCTACACCGAAGCCCCCCTCCTCAGCGGCTATATCTCGGCGCCGAACCTGGAGCGGCTCGGCGGTGCGGCGGCGATCGTGGGGCAGCGCCTCGGGCGGGGCCGCGTCGTGGCGTTCGACTTCGACCCGAACTTCCGGGCGTTCTGGTGGGGGACGCAGGGCCTCTTCCTCAACGCCGTGTTCTTCGGCGGGGCCTTTTAA
- a CDS encoding mechanosensitive ion channel family protein — MPRISEAFAQFYLWLQDATGLSEATLDHLLSTFGVVLVLGVIRVLLIRLINKRTTDVRSQYQWRKTASYTVVVIGFLLVGRIWIDEFGELGTFLGLLSAGIAIALKDPITNVAGWGFIVWRRPFGPGDRIEIRGIAGDVIDQRIFQFTLLEIGTPTGAAQSTGRIIHIPNGMAFTEPVINYTRGFPYIWNEIPIVVTFESAWRDAKEILFRIAQERAEELSPDAERKVRQAAQEFMIFYSKLTPTVYTSVVDVGIQFTIRYLVEPRRRRGSEEVLWEAILDAFDARDDIDFAYPTMRYFHNVTEGKPGARAEPRGFAGNGGARSEERGVEDGGPSRE, encoded by the coding sequence ATGCCCCGGATCTCCGAAGCGTTCGCCCAATTCTACCTGTGGCTGCAAGACGCCACGGGGCTCAGCGAAGCTACGCTCGACCACCTCCTGAGCACGTTCGGCGTCGTCCTCGTGCTCGGCGTCATCCGGGTCCTCCTGATCCGGCTCATCAACAAGCGGACGACGGACGTCCGCTCGCAGTACCAGTGGCGGAAGACGGCGAGCTACACCGTCGTCGTCATCGGCTTCCTCCTCGTCGGGCGGATCTGGATCGACGAGTTCGGCGAGCTCGGGACGTTCCTCGGCCTCCTCTCGGCGGGCATCGCGATCGCGCTCAAGGACCCGATCACGAACGTCGCCGGGTGGGGCTTCATCGTGTGGCGGCGGCCGTTCGGCCCCGGCGACCGCATCGAGATCCGGGGCATCGCCGGCGACGTGATCGACCAGCGGATCTTCCAGTTCACACTCCTCGAGATCGGCACGCCGACCGGCGCCGCGCAGTCCACCGGCAGGATCATCCACATCCCCAACGGGATGGCGTTTACGGAGCCGGTCATCAACTACACGCGCGGCTTCCCCTACATCTGGAACGAGATCCCGATCGTCGTCACGTTCGAGAGCGCGTGGCGCGACGCCAAGGAGATCCTCTTCCGCATCGCGCAGGAGCGGGCCGAGGAGCTTAGCCCCGACGCCGAGCGGAAGGTGCGGCAGGCGGCGCAGGAGTTCATGATCTTCTACTCCAAGCTCACGCCGACGGTCTACACGAGCGTCGTCGATGTCGGCATCCAGTTCACGATCCGCTACCTCGTCGAGCCCCGCCGGCGGCGCGGCAGCGAGGAGGTGCTGTGGGAGGCCATCCTCGACGCCTTCGACGCGCGCGACGACATCGACTTCGCCTACCCCACGATGCGGTACTTCCACAACGTCACCGAGGGCAAGCCCGGGGCGAGGGCCGAGCCGCGTGGGTTCGCCGGCAACGGCGGCGCTCGGTCGGAAGAACGTGGGGTGGAGGACGGCGGCCCGAGTCGGGAATGA
- a CDS encoding thioredoxin domain-containing protein — protein MPNRLADTQSPYLLQHAENPVDWYPWGNEAFEKARREDKPIFLSVGYATCHWCHVMEHESFEDDEVAALLNEHFVAVKVDREERPDVDALYMSVTQALTGHGGWPMTVLLTPERKPFFAGTYFPKHGRGGRPGMMDILPQIATAWADDRERVDASAEHITDAVRNGIAEQAASAGALGEETLETAFNQLSGRFDAEAGGFGAAPKFPTPHHLLFLLREAQRLGPDTVFGQRALRMVEATLGAMRRGGIFDHLGFGFHRYSTDRTWKLPHFEKMLYDQALLATAYTEAFEATRNPIYRRTAEEIFAYVERDLTSPDGAFFSAEDADSLNAEGEKEEGAFYVWTQRELMQALGERNGVIAAALFNVEREGNFRDEATRELTGANVLFRTVDDDEAAERFEVAAEAFRQRIGGMREALFDVRANRPRPLLDDKVLTDWNGLMIAALAKAARAFGAPEYAARAARAADFLLTTLRTDGGRLLHRYRNGDAGIPALLDDYAFLVWGLIELYQTTFEPRWLRAALDLNATMLRHFEDPEHGGLFLSPDDGEALLVRQKEYYDGASPSGNSVAYLNNLRLGRLTGQTELEDTAERIGQSSGAVTQAPMAHTMMMSALTFSLGSAQEITVVGERGAADTEALLDVLRGRYLPNAVVHLRPPDGGEVAALAPYTEAQTMIDGKATAYVCEHFACQSPTTDPDELARQLDAAVA, from the coding sequence ATGCCGAACCGCCTCGCCGACACCCAGAGCCCGTACCTCCTCCAGCACGCCGAGAACCCCGTCGACTGGTATCCGTGGGGCAACGAGGCGTTCGAGAAGGCCCGGCGCGAGGACAAGCCGATCTTCCTCTCCGTCGGCTACGCGACGTGCCACTGGTGCCACGTCATGGAGCACGAGTCGTTCGAGGACGACGAGGTCGCCGCCCTCCTCAACGAGCACTTCGTCGCGGTGAAGGTAGATCGCGAGGAGCGGCCCGACGTCGACGCCCTCTACATGTCCGTCACGCAGGCGCTCACCGGCCACGGCGGCTGGCCGATGACGGTGCTGCTGACGCCCGAGCGGAAGCCGTTCTTCGCCGGGACCTACTTCCCGAAGCACGGGCGCGGCGGCCGGCCGGGGATGATGGACATTCTCCCGCAGATCGCCACGGCGTGGGCCGACGACCGCGAGCGCGTCGACGCCTCGGCCGAGCACATCACCGACGCGGTGCGCAACGGGATCGCGGAGCAGGCGGCGTCCGCCGGGGCGCTCGGCGAGGAAACGCTCGAAACGGCGTTCAACCAACTCTCGGGCCGGTTCGACGCCGAGGCGGGCGGGTTCGGCGCGGCGCCGAAGTTTCCGACGCCGCACCACCTCCTTTTCCTCCTCCGCGAAGCGCAGCGCCTCGGGCCGGACACGGTCTTCGGCCAGCGCGCGCTGCGGATGGTCGAGGCGACGCTCGGGGCGATGCGGCGCGGCGGGATCTTCGACCACCTCGGCTTCGGCTTCCACCGGTACTCGACGGATCGGACGTGGAAGCTGCCCCACTTCGAGAAGATGCTGTACGACCAGGCCCTCCTCGCCACGGCGTACACCGAAGCGTTCGAGGCGACGCGCAATCCGATCTACCGGCGCACGGCCGAGGAGATTTTCGCGTACGTCGAGCGCGATCTGACGAGCCCGGACGGGGCTTTCTTCTCGGCCGAGGACGCCGACTCGCTCAACGCCGAGGGCGAGAAAGAGGAGGGGGCATTCTATGTCTGGACCCAGCGCGAGCTGATGCAGGCGCTCGGCGAGCGGAACGGCGTGATCGCCGCCGCCCTCTTCAACGTCGAGCGCGAGGGCAACTTCCGCGACGAGGCTACGCGCGAGCTGACCGGCGCGAACGTCCTCTTCCGCACCGTCGACGACGACGAGGCGGCGGAGCGATTCGAGGTGGCGGCCGAGGCGTTTCGGCAGCGGATCGGAGGGATGCGCGAGGCGCTTTTCGACGTGCGCGCGAATCGGCCGCGCCCGCTCCTCGACGACAAGGTCCTGACCGACTGGAACGGGCTGATGATCGCCGCGCTCGCCAAGGCCGCCCGCGCGTTCGGCGCTCCGGAGTACGCCGCCCGCGCCGCCCGCGCCGCTGACTTCCTCCTCACCACGCTACGGACCGACGGTGGCCGCCTGCTCCACCGCTACCGCAACGGCGACGCCGGCATTCCCGCCTTGCTTGACGACTATGCGTTCCTCGTGTGGGGACTCATCGAGCTTTATCAGACCACGTTCGAACCCCGCTGGCTCCGTGCTGCGCTCGATCTCAACGCCACGATGCTCCGGCATTTCGAGGACCCTGAACACGGCGGCCTCTTCCTCTCGCCCGATGACGGCGAGGCGCTCCTCGTCCGGCAGAAGGAGTATTACGACGGCGCGAGCCCGTCCGGCAACTCCGTCGCCTACCTCAACAACCTCCGCCTCGGCCGCCTCACCGGCCAGACCGAACTGGAGGATACCGCCGAGCGGATCGGGCAGTCGTCGGGGGCGGTGACGCAGGCGCCGATGGCGCACACGATGATGATGAGCGCCCTCACGTTCAGCCTCGGCTCGGCGCAGGAGATCACGGTCGTGGGTGAGCGCGGCGCGGCGGATACCGAAGCGCTGCTCGACGTGCTCCGCGGGCGCTACCTGCCGAACGCCGTCGTCCACCTCCGCCCGCCGGACGGGGGCGAGGTCGCCGCGCTCGCGCCGTACACGGAAGCGCAGACGATGATCGACGGCAAGGCGACGGCGTACGTCTGCGAACACTTCGCCTGCCAGTCCCCGACAACGGATCCGGACGAACTCGCGCGCCAACTCGACGCGGCGGTGGCCTAA